In the genome of Thiorhodovibrio winogradskyi, the window CTGACGAATTAGGCGAATCATTCGGCGGCCCGCTTGCGCAGGCCGAGCACATCCTGCATGTCAAACAGGCCTCGCTCGCGTTCGCTGATCCACAAGGCGGCTCGGGTGGCGCCGCGGGCGAAGGTCATGCGGCTGCTGGCTTTGTGGGTGATTTCGATGCGTTCGCCTTCGGTGGCGAACCAGACGCTGTGCTCGCCAACGACATCGCCAGCGCGGACGGTGGCAAAGCCGATGGTCTGACTGTCGCGCGCGCCGGTATGGCCTTCGCGGCCATAAACCGCGACTTCATCGAGATTTCTCCCCAAGGTGTTGGCGATGACCTCGCCCATGCGCAGGGCGGTGCCGGAGGGGGCGTCGACCTTGTGACGGTGATGGGCCTCGATGATTTCGATGTCGGCGTCAGATCCCATGACCTGGGCGGCGAGTTCCAGCAGCTTGAGCGACAGATTCACACCAACGCTCATGTTGGGGGCCACGACCAGGGCGATGTCGAGGCTGGCCTCGCTCAGGGTCTCGCGCTGATCCGCCGTCAGTCCGGTGGTGCCTATGACCATGCGGCAGCCGGCGTCGCGGCACAGTTCCAGATGGTG includes:
- the dapB gene encoding 4-hydroxy-tetrahydrodipicolinate reductase, with translation MTEIRVAVAGAGGRMGRTLIQAVHDTRGLRVGAATELAGSGLIGIDAGEVAGIGPVGAPIRPDLDEVLADFDVLIDFTSPKATMHHLELCRDAGCRMVIGTTGLTADQRETLSEASLDIALVVAPNMSVGVNLSLKLLELAAQVMGSDADIEIIEAHHRHKVDAPSGTALRMGEVIANTLGRNLDEVAVYGREGHTGARDSQTIGFATVRAGDVVGEHSVWFATEGERIEITHKASSRMTFARGATRAALWISERERGLFDMQDVLGLRKRAAE